One Procambarus clarkii isolate CNS0578487 chromosome 15, FALCON_Pclarkii_2.0, whole genome shotgun sequence DNA segment encodes these proteins:
- the LOC138364909 gene encoding uncharacterized protein produces MNNSSNTCRFSDKNISSNITSSSSSRNRCSIRVILVAKAAIVVAKAVIRVATVIVVAEVVIVVEEAVIVVEAVIVVEEAVIVVEEAVIVVEEAVIVVAEVVIVVEEAVIVVAEVVIVVAEVVIVVAEAVIIVA; encoded by the coding sequence ATGAATAATAGTAGTAATACTTGTAGATTTAGTGATAAAAACATCAGTAGTAATATtactagtagcagcagcagcagaaatagGTGTAGCATACGAGTAATACTTGTAGCAAAAGCAGCAATAGTTGTAGCAAAAGCAGTAATACGTGTAGCAACAGTAATAGTTGTAGCAGAAGTAGTAATAGTTGTAGAAGAAGCAGTAATTGTTGTAGAAGCAGTAATAGTTGTAGAAGAAGCAGTAATAGTTGTAGAAGAAGCAGTAATAGTTGTAGAAGAAGCAGTAATAGTTGTAGCGGAAGTAGTAATAGTTGTAGAAGAAGCAGTAATAGTTGTAGCGGAAGTAGTAATAGTTGTAGCGGAAGTAGTAATAGTTGTAGCGGAAGCAGTAATAATTGTAGCATAA
- the LOC138364910 gene encoding aegyptin-like: MAAATTEDDDDGSGDDGNEEGSGDDGNEEGSGDDGNEEGSGDDGNDEGSGDDGNEEGSGDDGNEEGSGDDGNEEGSGDDGNDEGSGDDGNDEGSGDDGNEEGSGDDGNDEGSGGDGNEDSGDDGG, from the coding sequence ATGGCAGCGGCGACGACGGAGGACGACGACGATGGCAGCGGCGACGACGGCAACGAGGAGGGCAGCGGCGACGACGGCAACGAGGAGGGCAGCGGCGACGACGGCAACGAGGAGGGCAGCGGCGACGACGGCAACGACGAGGGCAGCGGCGACGACGGCAACGAGGAGGGCAGCGGCGACGACGGCAACGAGGAGGGCAGCGGCGACGACGGCAACGAGGAGGGCAGCGGCGACGACGGCAACGACGAGGGCAGCGGCGACGACGGCAACGACGAGGGCAGCGGCGACGACGGCAACGAGGAGGGCAGCGGCGACGACGGCAACGACGAGGGCAGCGGCGGCGACGGCAACGAGGACAGCGGCGACGACGGAGGATGA
- the LOC138364911 gene encoding putative carbonic anhydrase 2: MKKAAATTTPKRTTAATTEENEGNGDDGGRRRQRRRRRTKKAAATTEDEEGSGDDDTKEDNGGDDGGLRGQRRRRRTKKAAATTEDEEGSGDDDTEEDNGGDDGGLRGQRRRRRTKKAAATTATKRTADERSGQRRQR, translated from the coding sequence ATGAAGAAGGCAGCGGCGACGACGACACCGAAGAGGACAACGGCGGCGACGACGGAGGAAAACGAGGGCAACGGCGACGACGGAGGACGAAGAAGGCAGCGGCGACGACGGAGGACGAAGAAGGCCGCGGCGACGACGGAGGATGAAGAAGGCAGCGGCGACGACGACACCAAAGAGGACAACGGCGGCGACGACGGAGGATTACGAGGGCAACGGCGACGACGGAGGACGAAGAAGGCAGCGGCGACGACGGAGGATGAAGAAGGCAGCGGCGACGACGACACCGAAGAGGACAACGGCGGCGACGACGGAGGATTACGAGGGCAACGGCGACGACGGAGGACGAAGAAGGCAGCGGCGACGACGGCAACGAAGAGGACGGCGGATGAACGAAGCGGGCAGCGGCGACAACGGTAG